One Microbacterium sp. No. 7 genomic window carries:
- a CDS encoding cation-translocating P-type ATPase encodes MTDAAWFTQDADAVVAALGGDPQNGLTSAEAAARLASHGPNAIAAEPAPSVWQLALKQLADPMNIMLVAVAVISFFIDQTPVGVLVGTLVILNVVLGTRQELKAQASVDALAKLQIPRARVVRDGTQLAVPAVDLVPGDIVSLEAGDLVPADGRLLRSATLETQEAALTGESAPIAKDPAPLADPDTALGDQTAMVFQNTQVTRGTATMIVTETGMATQMGRIASMLSAVVPGKSPLQRELGALTRVLGIVAWSAVGIIVVLGLLRGQELASVILVAVSMAISAIPTGMPTFVQGMLSHGSKQLADHRAIVKNLADVETLGATSAINSDKTGTLTLNEMTVQSLYFRDEWFTVSGGGYAKTGELRGVAGAPAPDFTALAYGLCLCSDATVSDAGAVVGDPTEAALVVLAAKIGADAELTRRTYPRVAEVPFDSAYKFMATFHRVPWGGERGRERLLAAVKGGPDVVLARCDRALTAGGEVVPIAQARERIEEANRSLSEQGLRVLAFAYRDVDELGTRVAADPMSTVEDLVFTGLVGIIDPLRPSSVEAVRIAHEAGIEVRMITGDHAVTASAIGAQLGLGPGAASGAQIQAMSDDELRAALPGIHVFGRVTPEDKLRLARLMQEQGDIVAMTGDAVNDAAALKQADIGVAMGSGSEVTKQAGNMILTDDNFGTLVTAIRLGRAIYEKIVAYVRFQMSLLFSLVLLFLAASVFSINDGVPLTPLMVLFLNFFTTAFPLLVIMLDPVPDDIMSRPPRDPKVTIARPAAVVQWLVYGTAMFLTTLVPLLVRGGDLHGAEPSVPVTMAFVVASFGAILGGLTIRRDPGSGLVAPIAGAARLLAIPAVVTVLAVELDVAQRLLGTVSLTGGEWLLSLGLALVVPIVVETEKAIRRAAARER; translated from the coding sequence ATGACCGACGCCGCGTGGTTCACTCAGGACGCCGACGCCGTCGTCGCCGCACTCGGCGGCGACCCGCAGAACGGCCTCACGTCGGCCGAGGCGGCGGCACGGCTGGCATCCCACGGTCCCAACGCGATCGCCGCCGAGCCCGCGCCGTCGGTCTGGCAGCTGGCGCTGAAGCAGCTCGCCGACCCCATGAACATCATGCTCGTGGCCGTCGCGGTGATCAGCTTCTTCATCGATCAGACCCCGGTCGGCGTGCTCGTCGGCACCCTCGTGATCCTCAACGTCGTGCTCGGCACGCGGCAGGAGCTCAAGGCCCAGGCATCCGTCGACGCCCTCGCGAAGCTGCAGATCCCCCGGGCGCGCGTCGTGCGCGACGGCACCCAGCTCGCGGTGCCCGCGGTCGATCTCGTGCCCGGCGACATCGTCTCGCTCGAGGCGGGCGATCTCGTGCCCGCCGACGGGCGCCTGCTGCGCTCGGCGACGCTGGAGACCCAGGAGGCCGCGCTCACCGGGGAGAGCGCCCCCATCGCGAAGGATCCCGCGCCGCTCGCCGACCCGGACACGGCGCTCGGCGACCAGACCGCCATGGTGTTCCAGAACACGCAGGTCACCCGCGGCACTGCGACGATGATCGTCACCGAGACGGGCATGGCGACGCAGATGGGCCGCATCGCGTCGATGCTGTCGGCCGTCGTGCCCGGGAAGTCGCCGCTGCAGCGCGAGCTGGGCGCCCTCACCCGCGTGCTCGGCATCGTCGCATGGAGCGCCGTCGGCATCATCGTCGTGCTCGGGCTGCTGCGCGGGCAGGAGCTGGCATCCGTCATCCTGGTGGCCGTGTCGATGGCGATCTCGGCGATCCCCACCGGCATGCCCACCTTCGTGCAGGGCATGCTCTCGCACGGGTCGAAGCAGCTCGCCGACCACCGGGCGATCGTCAAGAACCTCGCCGACGTCGAGACGCTCGGCGCGACGAGCGCGATCAACTCCGACAAGACGGGGACGCTCACCCTCAACGAGATGACGGTGCAGAGCCTGTACTTCCGCGACGAGTGGTTCACCGTGAGCGGCGGCGGATACGCCAAGACGGGCGAGCTGCGCGGCGTCGCCGGCGCCCCGGCCCCCGACTTCACCGCCCTCGCCTACGGGCTGTGCCTGTGCAGCGACGCGACCGTGTCGGATGCCGGCGCCGTCGTCGGCGACCCGACCGAGGCGGCGCTCGTCGTGCTCGCCGCCAAGATCGGCGCCGACGCCGAGCTGACGCGGCGCACCTACCCGCGCGTCGCGGAGGTGCCGTTCGACTCCGCGTACAAGTTCATGGCGACGTTCCACCGCGTGCCCTGGGGCGGGGAGCGCGGGCGGGAGCGCCTGCTCGCGGCGGTCAAGGGCGGCCCCGACGTCGTGCTCGCCCGCTGCGACCGCGCCCTCACGGCCGGCGGCGAGGTCGTGCCGATCGCGCAGGCGCGCGAGCGGATCGAGGAGGCGAACCGCTCGCTGTCGGAGCAGGGCCTGCGCGTGCTCGCGTTCGCGTACCGCGACGTCGACGAGCTCGGGACGCGGGTCGCGGCCGACCCCATGTCGACCGTCGAGGACCTCGTGTTCACGGGACTCGTCGGCATCATCGACCCGCTGCGGCCGTCGTCGGTCGAGGCCGTGCGCATCGCGCACGAGGCGGGCATCGAGGTGCGGATGATCACGGGCGACCACGCGGTGACCGCGTCGGCGATCGGCGCGCAGCTCGGCCTCGGGCCGGGCGCGGCGAGCGGCGCGCAGATCCAGGCGATGAGCGACGACGAGCTGCGGGCCGCGCTCCCCGGCATCCACGTCTTCGGTCGCGTGACGCCCGAGGACAAGCTGCGTCTCGCGCGCCTCATGCAGGAGCAGGGCGACATCGTCGCGATGACCGGGGACGCCGTCAACGACGCCGCCGCGCTCAAGCAGGCCGACATCGGCGTCGCGATGGGCTCGGGCAGCGAGGTGACCAAGCAGGCGGGGAACATGATCCTCACCGACGACAACTTCGGCACGCTCGTCACCGCGATCCGGCTCGGCCGCGCGATCTACGAGAAGATCGTCGCCTACGTGCGGTTCCAGATGTCGCTGCTGTTCTCGCTCGTGCTGCTGTTCCTCGCGGCGAGCGTGTTCTCGATCAACGACGGCGTGCCGCTCACGCCGCTCATGGTGCTGTTCCTCAACTTCTTCACGACCGCGTTCCCGCTGCTCGTCATCATGCTCGACCCCGTGCCCGACGACATCATGTCGAGGCCGCCGCGCGACCCGAAGGTGACGATCGCGCGGCCCGCCGCCGTCGTGCAGTGGCTCGTCTACGGCACGGCGATGTTCCTCACGACGCTCGTGCCGCTGCTCGTGCGGGGCGGCGACCTGCACGGCGCCGAGCCGAGCGTGCCCGTCACGATGGCGTTCGTCGTCGCGTCGTTCGGCGCGATCCTCGGCGGCCTCACGATCCGCCGCGACCCCGGCTCGGGCCTCGTGGCGCCCATCGCCGGAGCCGCGAGGCTGCTCGCGATCCCCGCCGTGGTGACCGTGCTCGCCGTGGAGCTCGACGTCGCGCAGCGGCTGCTCGGCACGGTGTCGCTCACGGGCGGCGAATGGCTGCTGTCGCTCGGCCTCGCCCTGGTGGTCCCGATCGTCGTCGAGACCGAGAAGGCGATCCGCCGCGCCGCCGCCCGCGAGCGCTGA
- a CDS encoding cation:proton antiporter, producing the protein MEELAPIVIGVVVIATTTMLSRWLGIAGPLLLVAFGLVASLFLPPFEIDPELILVGVLPPLLYAAAVRLPAIEFRRDFVPISGLAVVLVVGTALLLGWFFTLVIPGLGFAMAVALGAILSPTDAVATSIIKRLGIAPRVVTMLEGESLLNDATSLVLLRSAVAAAAAGFSFWGTVGSFAWGVVAAVIVGAIVGYLALRLRALIRAAAGSTALGFVVPFAAYLPTEHLGGSGLVAAVVAGIVMGQGAPRRLTPEQRVSDELNWRTIETVLEGAVFLIMGLELRALVSDNLEAHGGVGTALGLAAVALAIVLLVRAVYVSFIVAMQSRNQHPDKRERLSAFEERLGSFEPERAHDPERAERVRERMSTRLARAFNDLDYYQSSPLGWKHGTIIVWAGMRGVVTLAAAQTLPRDTPARELLILVAFFVAVGSLLIQGLTVPWVIRMLRIPASVDDVARAGEAQRLDAELRAAAVSVLHTPGLVGPEGAPFAPETLHKAGLRLADPPDDDDATTAARELVDLRFVVLDAMRARLIEVSHGGAYSSEALRHALASLDAEQLSLQLRRDGA; encoded by the coding sequence GTGGAAGAGCTCGCGCCGATCGTGATCGGGGTGGTCGTCATCGCGACGACCACGATGCTCTCGCGCTGGCTGGGCATCGCGGGGCCCCTGCTGCTCGTGGCGTTCGGGCTCGTGGCATCCCTCTTCCTGCCCCCGTTCGAGATCGACCCCGAGCTGATCCTCGTCGGCGTGCTGCCCCCGCTGCTGTACGCCGCCGCGGTGCGGCTGCCCGCGATCGAGTTCCGGCGCGACTTCGTGCCGATCTCGGGTCTCGCGGTCGTGCTCGTCGTGGGCACGGCGCTGCTGCTCGGCTGGTTCTTCACGCTCGTCATCCCGGGGCTCGGCTTCGCGATGGCGGTCGCGCTCGGCGCCATCCTGTCGCCGACGGATGCCGTGGCGACCTCGATCATCAAGAGGCTCGGCATCGCGCCGCGCGTCGTCACGATGCTGGAGGGCGAGAGCCTGCTCAACGACGCGACCTCGCTCGTGCTGCTGCGCAGCGCGGTCGCCGCCGCTGCGGCGGGCTTCTCGTTCTGGGGCACGGTCGGGTCGTTCGCGTGGGGCGTGGTCGCGGCCGTCATCGTCGGCGCGATCGTCGGCTACCTCGCGCTGCGGCTGCGCGCGCTCATCCGGGCCGCCGCGGGCAGCACGGCGCTCGGCTTCGTCGTGCCGTTCGCGGCCTACCTGCCGACCGAGCACCTGGGCGGATCGGGGCTCGTCGCCGCCGTCGTCGCGGGCATCGTGATGGGCCAGGGCGCGCCGCGCCGGCTCACCCCCGAGCAGCGCGTGTCGGACGAGCTGAACTGGCGCACGATCGAGACGGTGCTCGAGGGCGCGGTGTTCCTCATCATGGGGCTCGAGCTGCGCGCGCTCGTGTCCGACAACCTGGAGGCGCACGGCGGCGTCGGCACGGCACTCGGGCTCGCCGCCGTGGCGCTCGCGATCGTGCTCCTCGTGCGTGCGGTGTACGTGTCGTTCATCGTCGCGATGCAGAGCCGCAATCAGCATCCCGACAAGCGCGAGCGGCTCAGCGCCTTCGAGGAGCGGCTCGGATCGTTCGAGCCCGAGCGCGCGCACGATCCCGAGCGCGCGGAGCGGGTGCGCGAGCGCATGTCGACGCGGCTCGCGCGCGCCTTCAACGACCTCGACTACTACCAGTCGTCGCCGCTCGGCTGGAAGCACGGCACGATCATCGTGTGGGCCGGCATGCGCGGCGTCGTGACGCTCGCCGCGGCGCAGACCCTGCCGCGTGACACGCCCGCGCGCGAGCTGCTCATCCTGGTCGCGTTCTTCGTCGCGGTGGGGAGCCTGCTGATCCAGGGGCTGACGGTGCCGTGGGTGATCCGGATGCTGCGGATCCCGGCATCCGTCGACGACGTCGCCCGCGCGGGCGAGGCGCAGCGACTGGACGCCGAGCTGCGTGCCGCGGCGGTGAGCGTGCTGCACACGCCGGGGCTCGTCGGCCCCGAGGGCGCGCCCTTCGCGCCTGAGACGCTGCACAAGGCGGGGCTGCGGCTCGCCGATCCGCCCGACGATGATGACGCGACGACCGCGGCGCGCGAGCTCGTCGACCTGCGGTTCGTCGTGCTCGACGCGATGCGCGCCCGGCTCATCGAGGTCTCCCACGGCGGCGCCTATTCGAGCGAGGCGCTGCGCCACGCCCTCGCCTCCCTCGACGCCGAGCAGCTCAGCCTGCAGCTCCGCCGCGACGGCGCCTAG
- a CDS encoding BMP family ABC transporter substrate-binding protein, with amino-acid sequence MTGSPFVAAWLHSQDVDAWWGRAHDLGRRAVERELGDAVETLSFAGLGEDRRWWDAAERLATDGVDALVVCDTAVQPMVDELVRRFPGTTVLHSQGTGSGPRLTTFRAARDQHAFVSGMIAGGCTRSGVIGAVEGVRSPHDLVYTNAWALGAARVRPDIRIVSSWVGSYRAPDQHDRERAAVQGLVAAGADVIGGNLTENPAAVVAALQEGAWVSAHDERHVAWPGVLDAAYLDWAPFYVEALRRLCAGERLPVRCYLRAHDGVVRNAVGDVAPPKIAAAALECVRAVVSGGIWPDTLRDEHGVTHELPPGFPPGHTPRWDEMSAREQYLNSPALDWLTDAFVPRAGAGA; translated from the coding sequence ATGACCGGGTCGCCGTTCGTCGCCGCGTGGCTGCACTCGCAGGACGTCGACGCCTGGTGGGGGCGCGCGCACGACCTCGGGCGGCGGGCCGTCGAGCGCGAGCTCGGCGATGCCGTCGAGACGCTCAGCTTCGCGGGGCTCGGCGAGGACCGCCGCTGGTGGGACGCCGCCGAGCGGCTCGCGACCGACGGCGTCGACGCCCTCGTCGTGTGCGACACGGCGGTGCAGCCGATGGTCGACGAGCTCGTGCGGCGCTTTCCCGGCACGACGGTGCTGCACTCGCAGGGCACCGGATCGGGTCCGCGCCTCACGACGTTCCGCGCCGCGCGCGATCAGCACGCGTTCGTCTCGGGCATGATCGCCGGCGGCTGCACGCGCAGCGGGGTGATCGGCGCGGTCGAGGGCGTCAGGTCGCCGCACGACCTCGTCTACACGAACGCGTGGGCGCTCGGCGCCGCACGGGTGCGCCCCGACATCCGCATCGTGAGCAGCTGGGTCGGCTCCTACCGGGCGCCCGATCAGCACGACCGCGAGCGCGCCGCGGTGCAGGGCCTCGTCGCGGCGGGCGCCGACGTGATCGGCGGCAACCTCACCGAGAACCCCGCGGCCGTCGTCGCGGCGCTGCAGGAGGGCGCGTGGGTGAGCGCCCACGACGAGCGGCACGTCGCCTGGCCGGGCGTGCTCGACGCCGCCTATCTCGACTGGGCGCCGTTCTACGTCGAGGCGCTGCGCCGCCTGTGCGCGGGCGAGAGGCTGCCCGTCCGCTGCTACCTGCGCGCGCACGACGGCGTGGTGCGCAACGCCGTCGGCGACGTCGCGCCGCCCAAGATCGCGGCCGCCGCGCTGGAGTGCGTGCGGGCCGTCGTGTCGGGCGGCATCTGGCCCGACACGCTCCGCGACGAGCACGGCGTCACGCACGAGCTGCCGCCGGGGTTCCCGCCGGGGCACACGCCCCGCTGGGACGAGATGTCGGCCCGCGAGCAGTACCTCAACTCCCCCGCGCTCGACTGGCTCACCGACGCGTTCGTCCCCCGTGCCGGAGCCGGGGCGTAG
- the ypfJ gene encoding KPN_02809 family neutral zinc metallopeptidase codes for MTFNPNADVRGSSAKRRGRNAAIAGGGVVGLGAIAVLLLNLFTGQDFSGLLGGGGDSAPAPGAQGETVQNCETGQDANTDDACRLAATQLVLDAYWDDRVEGYRAPGFVIVDGATSSPCGTASNATGPFYCPADETVYIDPTFFGLLQQQFGAEAGSLAQMYVLAHEWGHHIQHITGVMDAHPNNGTGPESNGVRMELQADCYAGAWVASAANEKDRNGVTFLQPPTEAQLRDALNAAATVGDDHIQAQSGRVNPESWTHGSSEQRQRWFATGYSYDLQQCDTFAVAGRDL; via the coding sequence ATGACGTTCAACCCCAACGCCGATGTGCGCGGCAGCTCCGCCAAGCGCCGCGGACGCAACGCCGCCATCGCCGGCGGCGGTGTCGTCGGCCTCGGCGCCATCGCCGTGCTGCTGCTCAATCTGTTCACGGGCCAGGACTTCTCCGGCCTCCTCGGCGGCGGGGGCGACAGCGCCCCGGCGCCGGGCGCGCAGGGCGAGACCGTGCAGAACTGCGAGACGGGCCAGGATGCCAACACCGACGACGCCTGCCGCCTCGCGGCCACGCAGCTGGTGCTCGACGCCTATTGGGACGACCGCGTGGAGGGCTATCGCGCGCCCGGATTCGTGATCGTCGACGGCGCGACGTCGTCGCCGTGCGGCACGGCGTCCAACGCCACGGGTCCCTTCTACTGCCCCGCCGACGAGACCGTCTACATCGACCCCACGTTCTTCGGCCTGCTGCAGCAGCAGTTCGGCGCCGAGGCCGGGTCGCTCGCCCAGATGTACGTGCTCGCGCACGAGTGGGGCCACCACATCCAGCACATCACGGGCGTCATGGACGCGCACCCGAACAACGGCACGGGCCCCGAGAGCAACGGCGTGCGCATGGAGCTGCAGGCCGACTGCTATGCGGGCGCGTGGGTCGCGAGTGCCGCGAACGAGAAGGACCGCAACGGCGTGACGTTCCTGCAGCCGCCCACCGAGGCGCAGCTGCGCGACGCCCTGAACGCCGCCGCGACGGTCGGCGACGACCACATCCAGGCGCAGTCGGGGCGCGTGAACCCCGAGAGCTGGACCCACGGGTCGAGCGAGCAGCGTCAGCGCTGGTTCGCGACCGGCTATTCGTACGACCTGCAGCAGTGCGACACGTTCGCCGTCGCGGGGAGGGACCTGTGA
- a CDS encoding malate dehydrogenase, translated as MDATTVTVTGAGGQIGYALLFRIAEGAMLGADRPVRLRLLEIPQGVKSAEGAALELQDCAFPLLADVEVTDDPAVAFAGANIALLVGARPRSAGMERGDLLAANAGIFGPQGRAIGEVAADDVRVLVVGNPANTNALIAASASGLPPERFTALTRLDHDRAIGQLAAVLETPVTAISGVAVWGNHSATQFPDVSHATVHGQAVFDALADRLGGIEAASAWLDDEFVPRVAKRGAEIIEVRGSSSAASAANAAVSHIRDSVLGTGEGWTSAAVVSHGEYGVPEGLVSSFPVTSDGSGYRIVEGLDIDDRARARIDASVAELIAERDAVRELGVL; from the coding sequence ATGGATGCCACCACCGTCACCGTCACCGGAGCGGGCGGCCAGATCGGCTACGCCCTGCTGTTCCGCATCGCCGAGGGAGCCATGCTCGGCGCCGACCGTCCCGTGCGCCTGCGCCTGCTGGAGATCCCGCAGGGCGTGAAGAGCGCCGAGGGCGCCGCGCTCGAGCTGCAGGACTGCGCCTTTCCGCTGCTCGCCGACGTGGAGGTGACCGACGACCCCGCCGTCGCCTTCGCCGGCGCGAACATCGCGCTGCTCGTCGGCGCGCGTCCGCGCTCGGCCGGCATGGAGCGCGGCGACCTGCTCGCGGCGAACGCCGGCATCTTCGGGCCGCAGGGCCGTGCGATCGGCGAGGTCGCGGCCGACGACGTGCGCGTGCTCGTCGTGGGCAACCCCGCCAACACCAACGCGCTGATCGCCGCGAGCGCCTCGGGCCTGCCGCCCGAGCGGTTCACCGCGCTCACGCGGCTCGACCACGACCGCGCGATCGGGCAGCTCGCGGCGGTCCTCGAGACGCCCGTCACGGCGATCTCGGGCGTCGCGGTGTGGGGCAACCACTCCGCCACGCAGTTCCCCGACGTGTCGCACGCGACCGTGCACGGCCAGGCCGTGTTCGACGCGCTCGCCGATCGCCTCGGCGGCATCGAGGCCGCGTCGGCGTGGCTCGACGACGAGTTCGTGCCCCGCGTCGCGAAGCGCGGCGCGGAGATCATCGAGGTGCGCGGCTCGTCGTCCGCGGCATCCGCGGCCAACGCCGCCGTGTCGCACATCCGCGACAGCGTGCTCGGCACGGGCGAGGGCTGGACCTCGGCGGCCGTCGTCTCGCACGGCGAGTACGGCGTGCCCGAAGGGCTCGTCTCGTCGTTCCCCGTCACGAGCGACGGCTCGGGATACCGCATCGTCGAGGGCCTCGACATCGACGACCGGGCCCGCGCCCGCATCGACGCGTCGGTCGCCGAGCTCATCGCCGAACGCGACGCCGTGCGCGAGCTCGGGGTGCTGTAG
- a CDS encoding recombinase family protein, producing the protein MTDDAADRSPADYAESVALPTETAAVPIIVSREHWWAARPAGSRLVGLVVARDDMPSIIEQRDALAQFGVPIEGFRHPAPETGESWEERLTRLFGHLGSGDVVVVADKHALGRDVEEETRTLAELRRRGVIVKVLSAEHR; encoded by the coding sequence ATGACGGACGATGCCGCCGACCGCAGCCCCGCAGACTACGCCGAATCGGTCGCCCTGCCGACCGAGACCGCGGCCGTGCCGATCATCGTGTCCCGCGAGCACTGGTGGGCAGCGCGACCCGCGGGGTCACGGCTCGTGGGCCTGGTGGTCGCGCGCGACGACATGCCCAGCATCATCGAGCAGCGCGACGCGCTCGCGCAGTTCGGCGTGCCGATCGAGGGATTCCGGCATCCCGCCCCCGAGACGGGCGAGAGCTGGGAGGAGCGCCTCACGCGCCTGTTCGGGCACCTCGGCTCGGGCGACGTGGTCGTCGTCGCCGACAAGCACGCCCTCGGTCGCGATGTTGAGGAGGAGACCCGTACGCTCGCCGAGCTGCGTCGCCGCGGCGTGATCGTGAAGGTGCTCAGCGCCGAGCACCGCTGA
- the pip gene encoding prolyl aminopeptidase: MKHLDDILYPKIKPYEKGELIVGEGNRLYWEQSGNPEGKPVVFLHGGPGGGTSPWHRRFFDPEVYRIILFDQRGCGRSTPHASAPDADLRHNTTWHLVADIELLRRNLGIDRWMVFGGSWGSALALAYAQTHPDAVSEIVLRGIFTLRRHELEWFYEGGAQALFPDLWEAYLEPIPPAERGRLIEAYHRRLSDPDPEVHVPAGLAWTTWEAATITLRRDESTVEAMTSPETAVAFARIENHYFLHGGWFREGQLIEDVGAIRDIPAVIVQGRYDVCTPTMTAWDLHRAWPEADFVVVPDAGHAASEPGIARALRDATDRFR; encoded by the coding sequence ATGAAGCACCTCGACGACATCCTGTACCCGAAGATCAAGCCCTACGAGAAGGGCGAGCTGATCGTCGGCGAGGGCAACCGGCTGTACTGGGAGCAGTCGGGCAACCCCGAGGGCAAGCCGGTCGTGTTCCTGCACGGCGGGCCGGGCGGCGGCACGTCGCCGTGGCACCGGCGCTTCTTCGACCCCGAGGTGTACCGCATCATCCTCTTCGACCAGCGCGGCTGCGGCCGATCGACCCCGCACGCGAGCGCGCCCGACGCCGACCTGCGCCACAACACGACGTGGCACCTCGTCGCCGACATCGAGCTGCTGCGCCGCAACCTCGGCATCGACCGGTGGATGGTGTTCGGCGGGTCGTGGGGATCGGCGCTCGCCCTCGCCTACGCGCAGACGCACCCGGATGCCGTGAGCGAGATCGTGCTGCGCGGCATCTTCACGCTGCGCCGCCACGAGCTGGAGTGGTTCTACGAGGGCGGCGCGCAGGCGCTCTTCCCCGACCTGTGGGAGGCGTACCTCGAGCCGATCCCGCCCGCCGAGCGGGGGCGGCTCATCGAGGCCTATCACCGGCGGCTCTCCGACCCCGACCCCGAGGTGCACGTGCCGGCGGGTCTCGCGTGGACCACGTGGGAGGCGGCGACGATCACTCTGCGGCGCGACGAGTCGACGGTCGAGGCGATGACCTCTCCCGAGACGGCGGTCGCGTTCGCGCGCATCGAGAACCACTACTTCCTGCACGGCGGCTGGTTCCGCGAGGGGCAGCTGATCGAGGACGTCGGCGCGATCCGCGACATCCCGGCCGTCATCGTGCAGGGTCGCTACGACGTGTGCACGCCCACGATGACCGCGTGGGACCTGCACCGCGCGTGGCCCGAGGCCGACTTCGTCGTCGTGCCGGATGCCGGTCATGCCGCGAGCGAGCCCGGCATCGCCCGCGCGCTGCGCGACGCGACCGACCGCTTCCGGTAG
- a CDS encoding LLM class flavin-dependent oxidoreductase, whose amino-acid sequence MTPSIAINVMPYDTRHVLERAQHADAAGIGRIVLPDSGARTRDPWTILGAAAITTSSLRLGMITNPLTRRPEVTAEALRTLDDLSGGRGFVVMAVGGAVQLASMGVDQRAGVRQLVASLQTIRERHPSAEVWVATKGPRTIDAVGALADGILLSGIPLPLVGGLAASVRAHEGLRAILTLHHFFDAPSRRDSAERLVYEITNMRPEYAAAGGVDLALQDAVLHALRRHGAVEAGAVIPDEVLRRFYLDAPADGILDVAARLANAHGLDGMVLPERSFFPA is encoded by the coding sequence GCACGTGCTCGAGCGCGCGCAGCACGCGGATGCCGCGGGCATCGGCCGCATCGTGCTGCCCGACTCGGGGGCGCGCACGCGCGACCCGTGGACGATCCTCGGCGCCGCGGCGATCACCACGTCGTCGCTGCGGCTCGGCATGATCACCAACCCGCTCACGCGGAGGCCCGAGGTCACCGCCGAGGCCCTCCGCACGCTCGACGACCTGAGCGGCGGGCGCGGCTTCGTCGTCATGGCCGTCGGCGGCGCCGTGCAGCTGGCGAGCATGGGCGTCGACCAGAGGGCCGGCGTGCGGCAGCTCGTCGCATCGCTGCAGACCATCCGCGAACGGCATCCGTCGGCCGAGGTCTGGGTCGCGACGAAGGGCCCGCGCACGATCGACGCGGTCGGGGCCCTCGCCGACGGCATCCTGCTCTCCGGCATCCCCCTGCCGCTCGTCGGCGGGCTCGCCGCGAGCGTGCGGGCGCACGAGGGCCTGCGCGCGATCCTCACCCTGCACCACTTCTTCGACGCTCCGTCGCGGCGGGACTCCGCCGAGCGCCTCGTGTACGAGATCACCAACATGCGCCCCGAGTACGCCGCGGCCGGCGGCGTGGACCTCGCGCTGCAGGATGCCGTGCTGCACGCGCTGCGCCGGCACGGGGCGGTCGAGGCCGGCGCCGTCATCCCCGACGAGGTGCTGCGCCGGTTCTACCTGGACGCCCCGGCCGACGGCATCCTCGACGTCGCGGCACGGCTCGCGAACGCGCACGGCCTCGACGGCATGGTGCTGCCCGAGCGATCGTTCTTCCCGGCATGA